The Scomber scombrus chromosome 5, fScoSco1.1, whole genome shotgun sequence genome window below encodes:
- the LOC133981015 gene encoding claudin-4-like translates to MGSMGMQMIGSALALFGWIGAIIVCALPMWRVSAFIGNNIVTSQTIWEGIWMSCVVQSTGQMQCKVYDSMLALGTDLQGSRALMVVSIITGVVGLLISFAGGKCTNFIPEERAKARASVAAGVVLIISGFLCLVPVSWSASIIIRNFYSPLLIDAQKRELGASLYIGWGAGGLLVLGGGLLCANCPPKEEKTPSVKYLINKSTGGYSRGDPDTPVQSVTPPKTYI, encoded by the coding sequence aTGGGTTCTATGGGGATGCAGATGATAGGCAGCGCCCTGGCCCTTTTCGGCTGGATCGGGGCAATCATTGTGTGCGCCTTACCCATGTGGCGGGTCTCAGCCTTCATTGGCAACAACATAGTGACCTCCCAGACCATATGGGAGGGCATCTGGATGAGCTGCGTGGTCCAGAGTACAGGCCAGATGCAGTGTAAGGTGTACGACTCCATGCTGGCTCTGGGCACTGACCTCCAGGGGTCTCGGGCACTGATGGTGGTTTCCATCATCACAGGTGTCGTAGGGCTCCTCATTTCCTTCGCTGGTGGAAAATGCACCAACTTCATTCCTGAGGAGAGGGCCAAAGCGAGGGCTTCAGTTGCAGCAGGCGTGGTGCTGATCATCAGTGGATTTCTCTGCCTTGTTCCAGTGTCCTGGAGCGCCAGCATCATTATAAGGAACTTCTACAGCCCTCTGCTAATAGATGCCCAGAAAAGAGAGCTTGGAGCCTCTCTTTACATCGGCTGGGGGGCTGGCGGTCTGCTGGTGCTGGGAGGGGGGCTTTTGTGCGCCAACTGCCCCCCCAAGGAAGAAAAAACCCCTTCTGTTAAGTACCTCATAAACAAGTCTACAGGAGGATACAGCAGAGGGGACCCTGACACCCCTGTCCAGTCTGTTACACCGCCAAAGAcctacatttga
- the cldnj gene encoding claudin j, which translates to MALQELGISLSMMGVAGTILICALPMWKVTAFIGTHLVVMQVFWEGLWMTCVSEYTGQMQCKLYDALLDLSPDLQAARGLICISLVLGCLGFLIFLLGARCTNCLIHPRIKARVVLSSGIIFCLSALTTIVTVSWTANSIISDFHNPRVPEVLKRELGASIYIGFVTSGLLFCGGAILCTSCPPQRARFPSSRYTLARTHTHNSYAIKNYV; encoded by the coding sequence ATGGCTCTGCAGGAGCTGGGAATCAGCCTGTCCATGATGGGAGTTGCCGGGACCATCCTAATCTGTGCCCTGCCCATGTGGAAGGTGACAGCATTCATCGGCACACATCTGGTGGTCATGCAGGTGTTCTGGGAAGGTCTGTGGATGACTTGTGTCAGTGAATACACCGGACAGATGCAGTGTAAGCTCTATGATGCCCTGCTGGACCTGTCGCCAGACCTCCAGGCAGCCCGTGGCCTCATCTGCATCAGCCTCGTGCTAGGATGTCTTGGATTCCTCATCTTCCTTCTGGGAGCACGCTGCACCAACTGCCTGATCCACCCAAGGATCAAGGCTCGGGTGGTGCTGAGTTCTGGGATCATCTTCTGCCTGTCGGCCCTCACCACCATAGTTACTGTTTCCTGGACAGCCAACTCCATCATCAGTGACTTCCACAACCCACGTGTCCCTGAGGTGCTGAAGAGAGAGCTTGGTGCATCCATTTATATAGGCTTTGTGACCTCTGGGCTGCTGTTCTGTGGGGGGGCCATTCTGTGCACAAGCTGTCCACCACAGAGGGCCAGGTTCCCCTCCAGCAGGTACACACtggccaggacacacacacacaacagctaCGCCATCAAGAACTATGTGTGA
- the LOC133980822 gene encoding claudin-3-like — MFRQLEFAALGVAFTGWLCAILTRCLALWKVSGTLDNTTASLPAYWDGVWLEWDHWDLAHDGSLHCSFYQSLMSLSGSFRTWRALIMAAIGAGAFAAVIGAVGAVWFPNRGQIKVFSGALFVLSGMLLLVPTAWTCHHTSQPLEGAVLLRRDWGPALYVGWISFALMLVGGVFLTTRCPDFDRQAQQTESSYANTEEDANHPLSRINRTTFTHSQYERRPEPI; from the coding sequence ATGTTCAGGCAGCTGGAGTTCGCTGCCCTGGGTGTGGCCTTCACAGGGTGGCTTTGTGCCATTCTGACGCGCTGCCTGGCCCTTTGGAAAGTGAGCGGCACTCTGGACAACACCACCGCTTCCCTGCCTGCCTATTGGGATGGGGTGTGGCTGGAATGGGACCACTGGGACTTGGCCCACGATGGAAGCCTACACTGCTCCTTTTACCAGTCTCTCATGTCTCTTTCTGGAAGTTTTCGGACGTGGAGGGCGCTCATCATGGCAGCCATCGGTGCCGGGGCTTTTGCTGCAGTGATTGGAGCAGTGGGGGCTGTGTGGTTCCCTAACCGTGGCcagatcaaagtgttttctggtgctctctttgttttgtctgGAATGCTGCTGCTGGTTCCCACAGCCTGGACATGCCATCACACCAGTCAGCCACTGGAGGGAGCTGTGCTGCTGAGAAGAGACTGGGGACCAGCGCTGTATGTTGGATGGATTTCATTTGCCTTGATGCTGGTCGGAGGGGTCTTTCTCACCACCAGATGCCCTGATTTTGACAGGCAGGCACAGCAGACTGAGAGCAGTTATGCAAATACAGAAGAGGACGCTAACCACCCACTGAGCAGGATCAACAGGACTACGTTCACACACAGCCAGTATGAGCGCAGACCAGAGCCTATCTGA
- the sbds gene encoding ribosome maturation protein SBDS has protein sequence MSIFTPTNQIRLTNVAVVRMKKGGKRFEIACYKNKVMSWRSGAEKDLDEVMQTHTVFVNVSKGQVAKKDDLTKAFETDDLTEICKQILAKGELQVSDKERQTQLETNFRDIATIVADKCVNPETKRPYTVNLIERAMKDIHYSVKANKSTKQQALEVIRQLKETMEIQRAHMRLRLVLPAKEGKRVKEKLKPLMQVVESEDFDEELEMVCLVDPGCYREIDELIRCETKGRGSLEVLNLKDVEEGDEKL, from the exons ATGTCTATATTCACGCCAACAAATCAAATACGGCTCACTAATGTGGCCGTGGTGAGGatgaagaaaggagggaagcgCTTTGAAATCGCCTGCTACAAGAATAAAGTTATGAGCTGGAGATCAGGAGC AGAGAAAGATCTGGATGAAgtgatgcagacacacacagttttcgTAAATGTGTCCAAAGGTCAGGTGGCTAAGAAGGATGACTTGACCAAAGCTTTTGAGACAGATGATCTGACAGAAATCTGCAAACAG ATCTTGGCCAAAGGAGAGCTCCAGGTGTCAGACAAGGAAAGGCAGACTCAGCTAGAGACGAATTTCAGGGACATTGCGACTATCGTGGCAGACAAGTGTGTCAACCCAGAGACCAAGAGGCCGTATACAGTCAACCTCATCGAGCGGGCGATGAAGGACATCCACTACTCTGTCAAGGCCAACAAGAGCACCAAGCAGCAG gctCTGGAAGTGATCCGGCAGCTGAAAGAGACCATGGAGATCCAGAGAGCCCACATGAGACTGCGGTTGGTGCTGCCAGCCAAGGAGGGCAAGAGGGTGAAGGAGAAACTGAAACCGCTCATGCAGGTCGTGGAGAGTGAGGACTTTGATGAGGAGCTGGAAATG GTGTGTCTGGTGGATCCTGGCTGCTACAGGGAGATTGATGAGCTGATCCGCTGCGAGACCAAAGGCCGAGGCTCCCTGGAAGTTCTGAATCTGAAGGATGTGGAGGAGGGAGATGAGAAGCTATAG